CAACAAATGCGGACTTGGCAGAAATGATGGTTGGACGCTCTGTTTCCTTTAAAACGGAAAAACAGGCACCTCAACCAAAAGAAGTGGTCTTGTCTATCAAGGACTTGGTTGTTAATGAAAACCGTGGTGTTCCAGCTGTGAAGAATCTTTCTTTGGATGTTCGAGCTGGTGAAATTGTTGGTATTGCGGGTATTGATGGCAATGGTCAATCTGAACTCATTCAAGCTATTACAGGCCTTCGTAAGGTTGAGTCTGGTAGTATTGAATTAAAAGGCAAATCAATCGTGGGAATGCACCCACGACAAATTACGGAACTCAGTGTAGGGCATGTTCCTGAAGACCGTCACCGTGATGGATTGATTTTGGAGATGATGATTTCAGAAAATATCGCTCTTCAAACCTACTACAAAGAACCACTCAGCAAGAATGGTATCTTGAACTATGCCAATATCACTTCACATGCTAAGAAATTAATGGAAGAATTTGACGTCCGTGCGGCAAGCGAATTTGTTCCAGCAGCAGCTCTTTCAGGAGGAAATCAACAAAAAGCGATTATTGCTCGTGAAATTGATCGTGATCCTGATCTCCTTATCGTCAGCCAACCAACTCGTGGTTTGGATGTCGGTGCCATTGAATATATCCACAAACGTTTGATTGAAGAACGTGATAACGGAAAGGCTGTCCTTGTTGTCAGCTTTGAATTGGATGAGATTTTAAATGTCTCAGACCGAATTGCTGTTATTCACGATGGTAAGATTCAAGGTATTGTATCGCCAGAAACGACTAACAAACAAGAACTTGGTGTCTTGATGGCTGGTGGAAACTTGGGAAAGGAGAAGAGTGATGTCTAAAAAATTACAACAAATTTCGGTTCCCTTGATTTCCGTATTCTTAGGAATCTTGCTCGGAGCCATTGTCATGTGGATTTTCGGCTACGATGCTATCTGGGGGTATGAGGAGTTGTTTTATACAGCTTTTGGTAGCCTCCGTGGGATTGGAGAAATTTTCCGTGCCATGGGTCCTCTGGTCTTGATTGGTCTTGGTTTCGCTGTCGCTAGTCGGGCAGGTTTCTTTAACGTTGGTTTGCCAGGTCAAGCGCTAGCGGGATGGATTCTAAGCGGTTGGTTTGCCTTGTCGCATCCAGATATGCCACGTCCAATGTTGATTTTAGCGACTGTGGTGATTGCTCTGATCGCAGGTGGAATTGTTGGTGCAATTCCAGGTATTCTCAGAGCTTATCTCGGTACGTCAGAGGTTATCGTAACCATTATGATGAACTACATTGTTTTGTATGTAGGGAACGCCTTTATTCATTCTTTCCCGAAAGACTTTATGCAAAGTACAGACTCAACAATTCGTGTGAGTGCCAATGCTAGTTACCAGACACCATGGTTATCAGAGTTGACTGGCAATTCTCGGATGAATATCGGTATCTTCTTTGCTATCATTGCTGTTGGTGTGATTTGGTTCTTGCTCAAGAAAACGACTCTCGGTTTTGAAATCCGTGCAGTTGGTCTTAATCCCCATGCTTCAGAGTACGCTGGTATTTCAGCAAAACGTACAATCATTCTATCAATGATTATCTCTGGTGCTTTGGCTGGTCTTGGTGGAGCGGTAGAAGGTCTTGGAACCTTCCAAAACGTTTACGTTCAGGGATCATCATTGGCTATCGGATTTAACGGGATGGCAGTTAGTTTGCTTGCTGGAAATTCACCAATTGGAATTCTCTTTGCAGCCTTCTTATTTGGAGTTTTGCAAGTAGGAGCACCGGGTATGAACGCAGCGCAAGTTCCGTCTGAGCTTGTCAGCATTGTAACAGCGTCTATTATCTTCTTTGTCAGTGTTCACTATATTATCGAACGCTTTGTCAAACCTAAAAAACAAGTTAAAGGAGGTAAGTAAGGATGTCTATTACAACATTACTCACCCTCTTGGTCTCTTCTATGCTGATTTACTCAGCACCACTTATATTCACGAGTATCGGAGGAGTTTTCTCTGAACGTGGTGGTGTCGTTAACGTCGGTCTTGAAGGAATTATGGTTATGGGAGCCTTTTCTGGGGTTGTCTTTAACCTTGAGTTTGCAGAACAACTTGGAGCAGCGACTCCTTGGATTTCCTTGTTAGTTGCAGGTATCGTGGGAGCTATGTTCTCCCTCATCCATGCAGTCGCTACAGTTCATTTCCGTGCGGACCATGTTGTCAGTGGTACAGTATTGAACTTGATGGCTCCTGCCTTAGCAGTTTTCTTGGTTAAAGTTCTTTATAACAAAGGACAAACGGATAACTTAAGCCAGACTTTTGGACGTTTTGATTTCCCAGTTTTGGCTGATATCCCAGTGATTGGAGATATCTTCTTTAAGTCAACAAGTTTGCTAGGTTATATCGCGATTGCCTTCTCTTTCCTTGCTTGGTTTATTCTCTTTAAGACACGCTTTGGTCTTCGCCTTCGCTCTGTTGGTGAACACCCTCAGGCAGCGGATACCTTGGGGATCAATGTCTACAAGATGCGATATCTTGGGGTTGTTATTTCAGGTTTCCTTGGTGGAATTGGGGGAGCGATTTATGCTCAATCAATCTCAGTTAACTTCTCAGTGACGACTATTGTCGGTCCTGGATTTATCGCCCTTGCTGCGATGATCTTTGGTAAATGGAACCCAATTGGTGCTATGCTTTCCAGTCTATTCTTTGGACTTTCACAAAGTTTGGCAGTTATCGGTTCTCAATTGCCTTTCCTACAAGGAGTGCCAGCGGTTTACCTTCAAATCGCCCCTTATGTCTTGACCATCCTTGTCTTGGCAGCCTTCTTTGGAAAAGCAGTTGCACCTAAAGCAGACGGTATCAACTACATCAAGTCAAAATAAAGTTGTTATTGTGTACTTAACAAGATTTAATGTGAATTTTACTGATGATCAGTGTAGTATAATTGAACAATAATTTTGTATAGCTTGTTAGACAAAATTATTGTTTTTTGTACTATCAAATATAGATTAATTGAAGGATTTTGTAAGATCATCAATTCTATTAGTAGTTTTAGGAGAAATTTTGTGGATAGTAAAGATTGGTTAGAATATTTTGAAGCAATAAATGGACGTAAGCCCAGTTCCCAAGAATTTTTAGAAGCAAAAGAAAGTGGCTTGATAGGTGCTCCTTCCTTTATGAAAAAAACAGAGGAGGTAACTGAACAGAAAATAACCACAGTGATGAAAGAAGAATATTTAGAAAACTTCCCTCAAAGATTTAAGAAAAATGACGCTTCTAAGTCATCGTTGGATACCACTTCTAAAAATGAGATGGGAACCCTCAATGAAAGATTGATTTCTAGACAAATGAGCACAAATGGAACTAACTTTTATGATAGATTATTGAATGTACAAGCGTTCAAGGATAAGATTGATGTTTCAGCTGATCCCAATAATGGTATTTTTCATCAAATTTTACCATTCCTTAATGGGAAACATAAAGTGTTATTAACGCTAATAGTAGTGGGGTATCTGGCTTTTTTATTCTGTGGTTTTAGACCCCTTGGCAAGATTTCTTATGCTTCTAATCTTTATGAAGTGGGGAGTATTTTTATTCCCAAAAAGTACACTACGGGCTATGGAGGCTATTCATTTTTCAATGCAGATAAGGAAATTGACAGACAGATGAATGGTTCTTTAGCAAGATTTCGTTATAGATTTATCACACCGATGATTATTTCTGTAGTGGTGATGGGAGTTTCAACATATCTACTACGAAATGATCAAGAGTTTCAAACATATATTTTTAATTACTATCGACAAAAGAAGGTAAAATAAATGAGAATTGAAACATTTTTAGGAATAGTTTTAACTGTGCTCATACCAATTGCAGTTGTAGAATATGGTTTAAAGCCAGCAGAATTGATGTTAGAGGATGATTTGATCAATAAGGGAGTTATTAAAAAGAGAGACACAAAATTATTTACACGTCAAGTTCATATATTTTACTCTAAAAAGATTAGAAATCTTAATGGAGTAGCACATTTGTTACAAGAAAATCCAATTTCAGTTCCTAAATTACCAACTAAAATTTTTCAGTTTCTTGGTGAAGTACAGCAGACTTTTTATCCCGATAAAATTATTTTTACCATGGAATTTTTAAAAAGAAGGATTATCTTTGTTTTAGAATATTTAGGTGAGGAAAATGGAGAGTTCGTCTATCAATTTACTCTTAAGAATCTAAGAAATCGTTCATTTAGAGAAATTGTCTTTATCTATAATGTTATCTTAACTCGAATTGAAAATTATTTGAAATCGCTAGATGATTCTATTGAAGTTAAACGTAAAGTGGTTGAATATAGGACCACAGTAAAATAGGAGAAAAAAATGGAAGTTTTGTTTATATTTCTATTTATTGCAATTGTTTTTGCGATTTACTATGGCAACAGTATTCTTCAAATTGGAATATATAAGCTTATAAGTAATGTTAAAGATAAACTTGAAAATACTGTTGCTGAACAGAAGGAAAAACAAGGACAGACTGATAAACGTGAAAAATTGTAACTGAAAAATTAGATTTAATAAAGTTAATTTTGAATGAAATCATTGTATATAATTAAAATTGAAAGGGGAATAAATGAAAAGAGCAGATTGGATAGAATATTTTGAATTAATTAATGATCGAAAACCCACCCCAGAGGAATATTTTTCAGCAAAAGCTGCTGGTGAATTTGTAGAGGATACTGGGTCAGGTGAAGAGGAAATCAAATCAGAAGTAAAAGAGGTCTTGCAGACGGATGAGATTTCTGATGAGATAGCAGGTGAAGAAGAGAATGACCAATTTTGTGAAGAATATGATGAGTCTGTTGTTACTGCTAATCCAATACAAACACCTTTTGTAGTGGATCAACGAGGTCGAGACATTAGTTTTGGAAAGGCAATTGTCGATTTTTTTAGAGGATACTGGGATTTCAAAGGATACACCTCGAGAAGCGGGTATTGGTATATGGTTCTTTTTAATCTTTTATTATTGATTATATCAACCGTTCTTCCTATAAGTATCTTTAATCCACGGTATCTTTTAAACCCGTTTTATTTAATAACAGGAGGTTTCTTATATTTCTTGTTTTGGCTTTCGGCTCTTATCCCATGGGTTGCTATAAATGTGCGTCGTCTTCGAGATGTAGGTTTTAAAGGTTCTGGCATCTTTTTGTTGTATGTAGCTGAGTGCGTGCCTTTTTTAAATATCCTAATTGCATTATTCCTTTTGTTTAGCGTTTGTCAAAGAGCAGATTATTTTACTAAGGAATATGATAGTATTTTTTTTAGGAATCTCAATCAAAAAGAACCATTACCAGACACATCACTACCGGAAAGAAAATCGATTGGTGGATGGATTGGAGTTCTCTTCATATTTCTATCATTTATAGGGTTGATGGCTCCCATATCTAATTACGGGAGTTCTCATCATGGTAATACTCAAAATTGGAATAACCCGGGAACTACCAGTCAGTCAAGTAATTTTACTGAAAAAGATAGCAGCAGTACGAGTTCAGAAATTTATCAGGTAGACCTATCTGATTATGAGATTAAAATTCACCTGTCTGGTGAATCTGGATCAGGCGTTGCTAGAACAGAGGTTTTAAAAATACCTCAAGTTTCCTTTAATGATCAGGAAGTTCAAAATTTTTTAGAGAATCCAACCATCAAACTCTCAAAAAGTTCAGGTTTATCAAATGGAGATACGATTGAAGTTAAGTTGATTCTAGATAAAGATAAGGCTAAGAGACTGGGGATATCCATAATAGGAAGTTACCATAAATATTATACTGTTTCTAAATTAGAACTCTCTAACTCTGCGAATAGCAGAAATTCTCCCACAAGTAATTACTGGAATGAAGGGAAGGCCAAAAAACTAGCAAACTATATGATTGAGTTTGGGAAAAATATGAATCAACCAAGCTATAGGCAAATTCCTTTAAGCACTAACCTTTATTGGACAAATGGGGATAAAGTTTCATCTGATTATCAAATTGTAGATGCATATGAATATTGGTTTTCAAGCGGTACGAAGGTACATAGATACTTCTTCGCAATCAATTTAGATGGTACTCCAAAAGTGTTATATTCTCAAGATACAAATGGAGAACACTATAATGTTTCTGAGACCAACAATACAGATCTTAGAACTTCATTTGCTTCAATTGTCAATGGTGATTAAAGAATGAAATTCTGTAAATGACTTTATTCCTTGATTACCTAATGTGAAAAAGCGAACAAGTGATATTTCTGCAATTCAGAAATATCACTTGTTCGCTTTTTTATCTGTAGTTATATTTTTATTTCAAACTCTTTTCTATCTGTTACGTTTCTGTCGTGTTAGGTTCAATCCCCATGGGACGAGATTTTCAGTTTTATTTTTGATACGTGTGATATTATCCTTGTGACGAATGATAATCAAGCTAGCGAGTGCTAGGATAATCAAAATGAAGAGAGGGTCATAGCTGTTCAGGATAAATCCAAATAGTGGAAATAGGAGAACTCCGATAACGGCTGCGATAGAAGCGGTAACGCTAGATAGTGAAATCATACTACCTAGATAGAGGCTTCCAAAGAATACAATCGCTAGATAGAGACAAAAAACAGGCGCAAATCCGAAAATCACTCCAGCGCTGGTTGCGACAGCCTTGCCCCCCTTAAATCCGGCAAAGATAGGGAAAGTATGTCCGATCACAGCCAAAAGTCCAAATACAAGAGGTGATACACCTTGAAGGTGGAAAAGGATTGGAAGGAGAGTGGCCAAGGTTCCTTTAAAGAAGTCAATCACAAAGGTTGCCATACCCGCTTTCTTACCTAAAATTCGGAAAGTATTGGTTGTTCCGGTGTTTCCAGAACCATGTTCACGCAGATTTGTTTGAAAGAAAATTTGTCCAATCCATAGACCAGACGGAATCGAACCTAGCAAATAAGCTAGAATTAATAATACAAATGTCATCATAGACCTATTATACCATGAAATGCTGTGGAAAGTCAGAGAATATCTTGTGAAATTGTGACGGCTGAATGGGAAAAATTTTGCAAAATCCCTAGAAAACCTGTAAAATAGAAAAGATGAACAAATAGGAGGTTCCTTGTGTCAAAAAAGGAAATCAATATTAATAACTACAATGATGATGCCATTCAGGTGCTAGAAGGGTTGGATGCGGTCCGTAAACGTCCGGGGATGTATATCGGATCGACTGACGGTGCGGGTCTTCATCACCTAGTCTGGGAAATAGTGGACAATGCAGTCGATGAAGCCTTGTCTGGCTTTGGTGACCGCATTGATGTGACTATCAATAAAGATGGCAGTTTAACAGTAGAGGACCATGGTCGTGGAATGCCGACTGGTATGCACGCCATGGGAATCCCAACTGTTGAGGTTATCTTTACCATTCTCCACGCTGGAGGGAAATTCGGTCAAGGTGGCTATAAGACATCTGGAGGTCTCCACGGGGTTGGTTCTTCTGTCGTTAATGCCCTTTCTAGCTGGTTGGAAGTTGAAATCACTCGTGACGGTGCAGTCTACAAGCAACGTTTTGAAAATGGCGGGAAACCCGTCACAACCTTGAAGAAAATTGGCACAGCACCCAAGTCTAAGACAGGTACCAAAGTTACCTTCATGCCTGACGCGACTATCTTTTCTACTACTGATTTCAAGTACAATACCATTTCAGAACGACTCAATGAGTCAGCCTTTCTCTTAAAAAATGTTACCTTGTCTTTGACAGATAAGCGAACAGATGAAGCAATCGAGTTCCATTATGAGAACGGGGTACAAGACTTTGTTTCTTACCTCAATGAAGACAAGGAAACCTTGACGCCAGTTCTATACTTTGAAGGCGAAGACAATGGTTTCCAAGTGGAAGTTGCCCTCCAGTACAATGATGGATTTTCAGATAATATTTTATCATTTGTCAATAACGTTCGTACCAAGGACGGTGGAACCCATGAGACAGGACTCAAGTCAGCCATTACCAAGGTCATGAATGACTACGCTCGTAAGACGGGACTTCTCAAGGAAAAAGATAAAAATCTTGAAGGCTCAGACTACCGCGAGGGACTAGCAGCCGTTCTTTCTATTCTGGTTCCTGAAGAACACCTCCAGTTTGAAGGTCAGACCAAGGATAAACTGGGGAGTCCACTAGCTCGTCCGGTTGTGGATGGAATTGTAGCTGATAAGTTGACCTTCTTCCTTATGGAAAATGGTGAACTGGCTTCTAACCTTATTCGCAAGGCTATTAAGGCACGTGATGCGCGAGAGGCAGCCCGCAAAGCGCGTGATGAGAGCCGAAATGGTAAGAAAAACAAGAAAGACAAGGGCTTGCTATCTGGTAAATTGACCCCAGCCCAGTCTAAAAATCCTGCCAAGAATGAACTCTATCTAGTCGAAGGTGACTCTGCCGGTGGTTCTGCTAAGCAAGGTCGTGACCGTAAATTCCAAGCTATCCTACCTCTTCGTGGTAAGGTCATCAATACAGCCAAGGCTAAGATGGCGGATATCCTTAAAAATGAAGAAATCAACACCATGATTTATACCATCGGTGCGGGTGTGGGAGCAGACTTCTCTATTGAAGATGCCAACTATGACAAGATCATTATCATGACCGATGCGGATACCGACGGTGCCCACATTCAGATCTTGCTCTTGACATTTTTCTACCGCTACATGCGTCCGCTAGTTGAGGCAGGACATGTCTATATCGCCCTTCCGCCTCTTTACAAGATGTCCAAAGGCAAAGGCAAGAAAGAAGAAGTGGCCTACGCTTGGACGGACGGAGAGCTAGAAGAACTTCGTAAGCAGTTTGGTAAAGGCGCTACGCTCCAACGCTACAAGGGACTTGGTGAGATGAACGCGGACCAACTCTGGGAAACAACCATGAATCCAGAAACCCGCACTCTTATCCGTGTCACGATTGAAGACTTAGCACGCGCCGAACGCCGTGTCAATGTCCTCATGGGAGACAAAGTCGAACCACGCCGTAAATGGATTGAAGACAATGTCAAGTTTACGCTGGAGGAAGCGACAGTGTTTTAATATAGTATAGGAAATATTATGGCGAGACAGAATTATTTTGATATTTTGAATCGGATGGAATTTGATCCACAGAGAGAGTTAAAAAATTTGATGGATTTACTGGAAATGGAGAGAAATTTCAAGAGTATCTATTATGAAACAAGTTTAAATAGTGCGATTTCTGATAATTTCTTAGATTATCCTAATCGTTCAACCTTTACCAGTTATTCACAAATGGTAGAATTTGTTGGATTGAATATCTATAATACAACTGAACAACTATTTGTTTTCTCTGAGTTCTTAGTCGATATTTTTTGTAATCTTGCGGAAAAATTTACTGAGGAAGAGAGTGAGTTTATTCAAATTATATTTGATAATATTAAAAGGTTTTTAGAATTATCAAACCATGAATTGATTACATTGGACAATGGTAACAAAATCATTGTTGAAAAGAATGTATATGCCTCAGAAGCTTCTCAGATTGTATCTGAAACTAGTATTGAAGAGGCGATAAAGGTCTTAGAATATAATCATTTTTCAAATAAGGGAAATATTCAGCGTAAGAAAGAAATACTTATTGCTTTAGCGAACTACCTTGAACCGTTTAGAAGAGAACTAAATTATTCTGAAGAATTAAAAGATATTATGAAAGTTAACAATCAAAAGGTTATCGCGTTTGAAAAACTTTTTGAAATGTATAATAATTTTGGTTTAAGGCACAATAATTCAAATCAATATCATCTTGATTTGGCTGATGATGAATTGGAACAATGGTACGATGACATCTATACTTCGACTTTATTTGTTATTTTAAGCATGGATGAATCTAGAATTTTGTCGAAATTAAAAACTTTGAGAGAAGGATAGCTAAATCTGTTATAATTGATTAACTAATCTAACTTGAGAAATAGTATGCTAATAGACAGTAATATCAAATAAAGAACAGGTGTTAATATGAGAACTGAACCCGAAATACTTGATTTAATTTTTCAAACCGCAAAAGTGCTCCAAGTCGAGGCTGTCGCCATGTCTGGTTCACGGACAAACCCAAAAGCACCAAAAGATGAGTTTCAGGATTACGACGTGATCTATGTCGTGGACGACTTAGATAATCTGACGAGTGACCTTTCTTGGTTAGACCAGTTTGGCACTCGTATCATTGAGCAGCATAATGTCCTAGGCAACCGTCGACTTTATCTGATGCTATTTGAAGATGGAAATCGGATTGATTTGACCCTCTGTCCTACGGAGTATATTCAAGAGTGGGTGGATAGTGAAGCTGATTATACAGTTTTGCAAGATAAGAAAGGCTTGTTTGTTCCCTATTTCCCAAGTCCTCAACGTTACTGGACAAGTCTAGCTAGTGAGACGGATTTTGAAAAAGCCTGCAATGAATTTTGGTGGGTGTCAGCTTACGTAGTCAAGGGAATCTGTCGCAAGCAACTACTCTATGCCACTGACCATCTCTACGGGATTTGTCAGCAAGAATTCTTGAAGGTCTTGGCTTGGCAAGTTGCAGCTGATAAGGGGACGATTGATATTGGCAAGAACTACAAGTATCTCTTTAACTATTTACCTGCTGAGAAAGAGAAGGAATTCTCAAATCTACTGGATTTTTCAAATATAGAAAAACTCACTCAGTCTTTGTTTGCTACGATGACACTTTTCCACCAAGAAGCTCAGGCTTTCTCTCTAAAGACTGGTTTTCCTTATGATAAAGAAACTGCAGAAAAAATGATTTAGTATGCTAAAGAGAGACTTAGACTCTAAATTTCGCTATGCAACTTTAGGTTCGCTGGTCTCATACACTATTTCAGCTAGCTATTACAAAAGAGAAAGGCAATCGGTCATGAAGCATAATAAACAGTCCATTACACTTCGTGAAGCACGCGAAAATGATAAAGAAATTTTTGTCGAACTGACATCTGCTCTAAGCCGATTCAACAGGCAACACCATGATGAAAAATCAACATACGATGATTATTCGCAGGTTCTTGAAGCTATTAAAAGCCAGGCACTAAAAACATTTGAAAATAGAGATGATGGACGAACACACATTATTTTAGCTGAAAATCATCAAGATATTGTAGGTTATGGCTTGGCAAGGGTATATGATGAAGACGCAACTGCGGATAATGGAACAGGTCAAATAGGACTGATTGATGAACTGTTTGTCAGCGCCTCTGTTAGAGGGAAAGGAATTGGGTATATGTTGTTGGACGACTGTATGGAGTGGCTGAAGAAAACTAATATCCAGCGTGTTAAACTTCATGCTTACTCGTGGAATGATAGTGCAAAGTGCATTTACGAGCGCAAGGGATTTAAAGCCTACGCTATTTCCTATGAAAAATGGCT
Above is a window of Streptococcus oralis subsp. dentisani DNA encoding:
- a CDS encoding ABC transporter ATP-binding protein, which codes for MAHENVIEMRDITKVFGEFVANDKINLQLRKGEIHALLGENGAGKSTLMNMLAGLLEPTSGEIAVNGQVVKLDSPSKAASLGIGMVHQHFMLVEAFTVAENIILGSEITKNGMLDIAEATREIKALSERYGLAVDPAAKVADISVGAQQRVEILKTLYRGADILIFDEPTAVLTPSEIDELMAIMRNLVKEGKSIILITHKLDEIRAVSNRVTVIRRGKSIQTVEIAGATNADLAEMMVGRSVSFKTEKQAPQPKEVVLSIKDLVVNENRGVPAVKNLSLDVRAGEIVGIAGIDGNGQSELIQAITGLRKVESGSIELKGKSIVGMHPRQITELSVGHVPEDRHRDGLILEMMISENIALQTYYKEPLSKNGILNYANITSHAKKLMEEFDVRAASEFVPAAALSGGNQQKAIIAREIDRDPDLLIVSQPTRGLDVGAIEYIHKRLIEERDNGKAVLVVSFELDEILNVSDRIAVIHDGKIQGIVSPETTNKQELGVLMAGGNLGKEKSDV
- a CDS encoding ABC transporter permease; translation: MSKKLQQISVPLISVFLGILLGAIVMWIFGYDAIWGYEELFYTAFGSLRGIGEIFRAMGPLVLIGLGFAVASRAGFFNVGLPGQALAGWILSGWFALSHPDMPRPMLILATVVIALIAGGIVGAIPGILRAYLGTSEVIVTIMMNYIVLYVGNAFIHSFPKDFMQSTDSTIRVSANASYQTPWLSELTGNSRMNIGIFFAIIAVGVIWFLLKKTTLGFEIRAVGLNPHASEYAGISAKRTIILSMIISGALAGLGGAVEGLGTFQNVYVQGSSLAIGFNGMAVSLLAGNSPIGILFAAFLFGVLQVGAPGMNAAQVPSELVSIVTASIIFFVSVHYIIERFVKPKKQVKGGK
- a CDS encoding ABC transporter permease, which produces MSITTLLTLLVSSMLIYSAPLIFTSIGGVFSERGGVVNVGLEGIMVMGAFSGVVFNLEFAEQLGAATPWISLLVAGIVGAMFSLIHAVATVHFRADHVVSGTVLNLMAPALAVFLVKVLYNKGQTDNLSQTFGRFDFPVLADIPVIGDIFFKSTSLLGYIAIAFSFLAWFILFKTRFGLRLRSVGEHPQAADTLGINVYKMRYLGVVISGFLGGIGGAIYAQSISVNFSVTTIVGPGFIALAAMIFGKWNPIGAMLSSLFFGLSQSLAVIGSQLPFLQGVPAVYLQIAPYVLTILVLAAFFGKAVAPKADGINYIKSK
- a CDS encoding DUF4767 domain-containing protein, with the translated sequence MKRADWIEYFELINDRKPTPEEYFSAKAAGEFVEDTGSGEEEIKSEVKEVLQTDEISDEIAGEEENDQFCEEYDESVVTANPIQTPFVVDQRGRDISFGKAIVDFFRGYWDFKGYTSRSGYWYMVLFNLLLLIISTVLPISIFNPRYLLNPFYLITGGFLYFLFWLSALIPWVAINVRRLRDVGFKGSGIFLLYVAECVPFLNILIALFLLFSVCQRADYFTKEYDSIFFRNLNQKEPLPDTSLPERKSIGGWIGVLFIFLSFIGLMAPISNYGSSHHGNTQNWNNPGTTSQSSNFTEKDSSSTSSEIYQVDLSDYEIKIHLSGESGSGVARTEVLKIPQVSFNDQEVQNFLENPTIKLSKSSGLSNGDTIEVKLILDKDKAKRLGISIIGSYHKYYTVSKLELSNSANSRNSPTSNYWNEGKAKKLANYMIEFGKNMNQPSYRQIPLSTNLYWTNGDKVSSDYQIVDAYEYWFSSGTKVHRYFFAINLDGTPKVLYSQDTNGEHYNVSETNNTDLRTSFASIVNGD
- the plsY gene encoding glycerol-3-phosphate 1-O-acyltransferase PlsY produces the protein MMTFVLLILAYLLGSIPSGLWIGQIFFQTNLREHGSGNTGTTNTFRILGKKAGMATFVIDFFKGTLATLLPILFHLQGVSPLVFGLLAVIGHTFPIFAGFKGGKAVATSAGVIFGFAPVFCLYLAIVFFGSLYLGSMISLSSVTASIAAVIGVLLFPLFGFILNSYDPLFILIILALASLIIIRHKDNITRIKNKTENLVPWGLNLTRQKRNR
- the parE gene encoding DNA topoisomerase IV subunit B is translated as MSKKEININNYNDDAIQVLEGLDAVRKRPGMYIGSTDGAGLHHLVWEIVDNAVDEALSGFGDRIDVTINKDGSLTVEDHGRGMPTGMHAMGIPTVEVIFTILHAGGKFGQGGYKTSGGLHGVGSSVVNALSSWLEVEITRDGAVYKQRFENGGKPVTTLKKIGTAPKSKTGTKVTFMPDATIFSTTDFKYNTISERLNESAFLLKNVTLSLTDKRTDEAIEFHYENGVQDFVSYLNEDKETLTPVLYFEGEDNGFQVEVALQYNDGFSDNILSFVNNVRTKDGGTHETGLKSAITKVMNDYARKTGLLKEKDKNLEGSDYREGLAAVLSILVPEEHLQFEGQTKDKLGSPLARPVVDGIVADKLTFFLMENGELASNLIRKAIKARDAREAARKARDESRNGKKNKKDKGLLSGKLTPAQSKNPAKNELYLVEGDSAGGSAKQGRDRKFQAILPLRGKVINTAKAKMADILKNEEINTMIYTIGAGVGADFSIEDANYDKIIIMTDADTDGAHIQILLLTFFYRYMRPLVEAGHVYIALPPLYKMSKGKGKKEEVAYAWTDGELEELRKQFGKGATLQRYKGLGEMNADQLWETTMNPETRTLIRVTIEDLARAERRVNVLMGDKVEPRRKWIEDNVKFTLEEATVF
- a CDS encoding aminoglycoside 6-adenylyltransferase, coding for MRTEPEILDLIFQTAKVLQVEAVAMSGSRTNPKAPKDEFQDYDVIYVVDDLDNLTSDLSWLDQFGTRIIEQHNVLGNRRLYLMLFEDGNRIDLTLCPTEYIQEWVDSEADYTVLQDKKGLFVPYFPSPQRYWTSLASETDFEKACNEFWWVSAYVVKGICRKQLLYATDHLYGICQQEFLKVLAWQVAADKGTIDIGKNYKYLFNYLPAEKEKEFSNLLDFSNIEKLTQSLFATMTLFHQEAQAFSLKTGFPYDKETAEKMI
- a CDS encoding GNAT family N-acetyltransferase yields the protein MKHNKQSITLREARENDKEIFVELTSALSRFNRQHHDEKSTYDDYSQVLEAIKSQALKTFENRDDGRTHIILAENHQDIVGYGLARVYDEDATADNGTGQIGLIDELFVSASVRGKGIGYMLLDDCMEWLKKTNIQRVKLHAYSWNDSAKCIYERKGFKAYAISYEKWLEE